In candidate division KSB1 bacterium, the following proteins share a genomic window:
- a CDS encoding MFS transporter codes for MRLPTQKLTFWEKICYGFGDLASVLYWQTFMLYFTFFYTDVFLIPASVAATMFLISRIWDGINDPIMGMIADRTKTRWGKFRPYLLWLCVPFAVVGVLTFTVPSLGPTGKIIWAYVTFNLIMMLYTAINIPYTALLGVISADSLERTTVSSVKFLFAFSAGIIVSATLLPMVKALGHNPSLNQIFGPPSDARGWQASFIIYGMMAVIFFLITFLGTRERVQPPKNQRSSVKQDLYELITNQPWLILLAITITFILFVAVRSSVTVHYFKYVIGTQELRLPFLESRNYGFEEITSAFNTVGQISAFIGVLGVSWVAKLLGKKRAFLLLFAIAIVSTAAFYFLTAKQLGLIFLFQILGSMTGGPLSVLLWAMYADTADYGEWKRGRRTTGLVFSASTMTQKIGWAFGAFVALSLMSRVGFEPNQAQSPESIRGLRLLFSLIPAGLGLLAFGLMWLYQLDEDKMKAIGAELIERRQARGE; via the coding sequence ATGCGCTTACCAACTCAAAAGCTTACATTCTGGGAAAAAATATGCTACGGCTTTGGCGATCTGGCTTCGGTGTTGTATTGGCAGACGTTTATGTTGTACTTTACTTTTTTTTACACGGATGTTTTTCTGATCCCGGCTAGCGTGGCAGCCACCATGTTTCTGATTAGCCGCATATGGGACGGTATCAATGATCCGATCATGGGTATGATTGCCGATCGGACCAAGACGCGCTGGGGTAAATTTCGTCCATATTTGCTCTGGCTCTGCGTTCCGTTCGCTGTCGTGGGCGTGCTCACCTTCACTGTGCCAAGCTTGGGTCCGACTGGAAAAATCATCTGGGCGTATGTGACATTTAATTTGATCATGATGTTATACACCGCCATTAATATCCCCTACACCGCGCTATTAGGCGTGATTTCAGCCGACTCGCTCGAACGTACCACTGTCTCATCAGTAAAATTTCTGTTTGCATTTTCGGCAGGGATTATCGTCTCAGCGACGCTGTTGCCCATGGTAAAAGCGCTTGGGCATAATCCTTCTTTGAATCAGATTTTCGGCCCCCCCAGCGACGCCAGAGGCTGGCAGGCCTCGTTCATCATATACGGCATGATGGCTGTTATTTTCTTTTTGATTACTTTTTTGGGAACGCGCGAGCGGGTCCAGCCGCCGAAAAATCAGCGCTCATCGGTCAAACAAGATTTGTATGAATTGATCACCAATCAGCCCTGGCTTATTTTGCTCGCTATTACGATTACATTCATCCTGTTCGTTGCCGTTCGCAGCAGCGTGACTGTGCACTATTTTAAATATGTCATTGGGACGCAAGAGCTTCGTCTACCGTTTTTGGAATCTCGCAATTACGGGTTTGAGGAAATCACCTCTGCCTTTAATACTGTGGGTCAGATTTCAGCTTTCATCGGCGTTTTAGGGGTCAGTTGGGTGGCGAAGTTGCTCGGCAAGAAGCGCGCGTTCCTGTTATTGTTCGCTATTGCCATTGTCAGCACGGCAGCGTTCTACTTTTTGACCGCGAAACAGTTGGGATTGATCTTCTTGTTTCAGATCTTGGGTTCCATGACCGGCGGGCCGCTCAGCGTCTTATTATGGGCCATGTATGCAGATACGGCGGATTATGGCGAATGGAAGCGCGGCCGCCGCACCACCGGCCTTGTGTTCTCCGCTTCCACCATGACCCAGAAGATCGGATGGGCGTTCGGCGCTTTCGTGGCGCTCAGTCTCATGTCCCGGGTGGGATTCGAGCCGAATCAAGCCCAATCGCCAGAGAGTATCAGAGGCTTGCGCCTCCTGTTCAGCTTGATCCCAGCAGGCCTCGGTCTGCTTGCATTTGGCCTGATGTGGTTGTATCAACTGGATGAGGACAAAATGAAAGCCATCGGTGCCGAGTTGATTGAGCGGCGACAGGCCAGAGGGGAATAG
- a CDS encoding Na+:solute symporter produces MKLSWLDVAIIFGYLVLTVFIGALLTRRASKGLASYFLADKGLPFWVLGVSNASGMFDITGTMWLVYVTFVYGLKGAFIPWLWPVFNQIFLMVYISKWMRRSNVMTGAEWISTRFGYGKGASLAHIIVVIFALVSVIGFIAYDFAGVGKFATTFLPWKFSEDPVANANWYATSLMLITAIYVVAGGMYSVVVTELLQFMVMTISCIGVALIAISQTTPAQISAAVPTGWKDLFFGWHLNLDWSGLIEAVNTKIADDGYSLFTIFLMMVIFKGILVSMAGPAPNYDMQRVLATRSPKEASKMSWFVSICLFPTRYLMITGIAVLALVFFSAELRKMGPGIDFEQILPYTLSNFIPMGLLGLILAGLLAAFMSTFAATVNAAPAYVVNDIYKRYINPNASRRTLITMSYFVSFAFVVVGIFFGFHAKDINQVTQWIVSALWGGYTAANVLKWYWWRFNGYGYFWGMATGIAAALILSKFPGLYLWIYPEIVPNLYALYSFPVILVLSLVGCLLGTFFSKPEDEEVLINFYRQVRPWGFWKPIHQKVLAQDPNFKSDANFKLDLFNVIIGTIWQTSLVVIPIYIVLREKLPFFEAAVVLVITSLILKKTWWNKLTD; encoded by the coding sequence ATGAAGTTAAGCTGGCTGGATGTGGCAATCATCTTTGGTTATCTGGTCTTGACAGTATTTATTGGTGCGCTATTAACCCGCCGCGCTTCAAAAGGGCTAGCTTCTTATTTCTTAGCGGATAAAGGGCTGCCATTTTGGGTGCTCGGTGTTTCAAACGCCTCTGGCATGTTCGATATCACAGGTACCATGTGGCTGGTGTATGTGACGTTTGTTTATGGGCTGAAAGGCGCTTTTATCCCCTGGCTCTGGCCGGTGTTCAATCAGATCTTCTTGATGGTTTATATCTCTAAATGGATGCGACGTTCCAACGTCATGACTGGGGCGGAGTGGATTAGCACGCGCTTTGGTTACGGGAAAGGCGCCTCTTTAGCGCATATTATTGTGGTGATCTTTGCCCTGGTGAGTGTCATCGGTTTCATCGCTTATGATTTCGCCGGGGTGGGCAAATTTGCTACCACGTTCCTGCCGTGGAAATTTTCCGAGGATCCCGTCGCCAATGCCAACTGGTACGCGACCAGCTTAATGTTGATCACTGCCATTTATGTCGTGGCTGGTGGAATGTACAGTGTGGTAGTGACCGAGTTGCTGCAGTTTATGGTGATGACTATTTCGTGCATCGGTGTTGCCCTGATCGCAATATCGCAAACTACGCCAGCACAGATTTCTGCCGCTGTCCCAACGGGCTGGAAGGACCTGTTTTTTGGCTGGCATCTGAACCTCGATTGGTCTGGCCTTATTGAGGCGGTCAATACAAAAATTGCCGATGATGGCTACTCGCTTTTCACAATCTTCTTGATGATGGTGATCTTCAAAGGGATATTAGTGAGCATGGCGGGCCCAGCCCCCAATTATGATATGCAACGGGTATTGGCCACGCGAAGCCCTAAAGAAGCTTCCAAGATGAGCTGGTTTGTTTCAATCTGCTTATTTCCCACCCGATACCTTATGATCACAGGCATTGCAGTTTTGGCACTGGTGTTTTTCAGCGCCGAACTCAGGAAAATGGGACCTGGCATCGATTTCGAGCAAATTCTGCCTTATACGCTTTCGAATTTCATCCCGATGGGGCTTCTGGGATTGATCCTGGCTGGATTGTTAGCGGCGTTTATGTCCACCTTTGCTGCCACAGTGAACGCTGCGCCGGCGTACGTGGTAAATGATATTTACAAGCGCTACATCAATCCCAATGCCAGCCGACGGACGTTGATTACCATGAGTTATTTCGTCTCCTTTGCATTTGTTGTGGTCGGAATCTTTTTCGGGTTTCATGCCAAAGACATCAACCAGGTTACGCAATGGATTGTTTCTGCGCTGTGGGGTGGTTACACTGCTGCCAATGTGCTGAAGTGGTATTGGTGGCGCTTCAACGGCTATGGCTATTTCTGGGGTATGGCGACCGGCATCGCGGCGGCCCTCATCTTATCCAAGTTCCCTGGCCTATATCTTTGGATCTATCCAGAAATTGTGCCCAATCTCTATGCGCTGTACTCATTCCCAGTTATCCTGGTATTATCTCTTGTTGGATGCTTGCTCGGCACATTCTTCTCTAAGCCAGAGGACGAAGAGGTTCTGATCAATTTTTATCGCCAGGTACGGCCCTGGGGCTTCTGGAAACCGATTCATCAGAAGGTTCTGGCCCAAGATCCTAATTTCAAGTCCGATGCGAATTTCAAATTGGACCTATTTAATGTCATCATCGGCACGATCTGGCAGACCTCGTTGGTGGTCATCCCGATTTATATCGTGCTCAGGGAAAAACTTCCGTTCTTCGAGGCTGCGGTCGTATTGGTGATCACTTCGCTGATCCTCAAAAAGACTTGGTGGAATAAATTGACGGATTAG
- a CDS encoding sialate O-acetylesterase: MRQFMKNCGVFFLGLAIRLLLPVTASGNVFLPAIFGDHMVLQQQSEITIWGWARALEPITIIASWDRQPIQTKADNHANWQVKLKTPKAGGPYNLIVIGNNTIVLQDIMIGEVWLCSGQSNMEWSANAGIDDGSKEIQQANYPNIRFFQVGHRTATSRQLDVFGQWELCTPQTMANFSAIAYFFGRELHQQLDVPIGLINSSWGGTPAETWMNPELINKDAQFAQAASRFKPVAWCPMEPGAAYHAMIAPLIPIVIAGVIWYQGETNTLNPIEYRRLFPALIDSWRKEWQRDFPFYYVQIAPYNYGPQPKGVLLREAQLLSLSVPNTGMVVVSDIGNINDIHPRNKRDVGRRLANWALAKSYGYKDIAYSGPIYRSMVVEGDKIRIFFDHAEKGLVCKGEKLTHFQIAGKDSVFVEAEAKIDGSTVVVRSPKVKKPVAVRFGWSNTAEPNLFNADGLPASCFRTDDWPIQLE; the protein is encoded by the coding sequence ATGAGACAATTCATGAAGAATTGCGGTGTTTTTTTCTTGGGGCTGGCAATCCGTCTATTGCTGCCGGTAACGGCGAGCGGGAATGTTTTTCTGCCTGCTATTTTTGGGGATCACATGGTCTTGCAACAGCAATCGGAAATAACGATTTGGGGCTGGGCCAGAGCTTTGGAGCCCATCACGATTATCGCCAGTTGGGATCGACAACCGATTCAAACCAAGGCAGATAATCACGCCAATTGGCAAGTGAAACTGAAAACCCCGAAGGCAGGAGGACCTTATAACCTGATCGTTATCGGGAACAACACGATTGTATTGCAGGATATTATGATTGGTGAGGTTTGGCTGTGTTCTGGGCAATCCAATATGGAGTGGTCGGCGAATGCTGGGATTGACGATGGATCGAAGGAAATTCAGCAAGCCAATTATCCAAACATTCGGTTTTTTCAGGTTGGACATCGAACGGCGACGAGCCGACAATTGGATGTCTTTGGTCAGTGGGAGCTTTGCACGCCCCAGACCATGGCTAACTTCAGCGCCATAGCTTATTTCTTCGGTCGCGAATTGCATCAGCAGCTTGATGTACCGATTGGTTTGATCAATAGCAGTTGGGGCGGTACCCCGGCTGAAACATGGATGAATCCAGAGCTGATCAATAAAGATGCCCAATTTGCCCAAGCGGCATCCCGATTTAAGCCAGTAGCTTGGTGTCCGATGGAACCAGGTGCTGCATACCATGCCATGATCGCTCCGTTGATACCCATCGTGATCGCTGGAGTGATCTGGTATCAGGGCGAGACGAATACTTTGAATCCCATCGAATATCGCCGGCTGTTTCCAGCTCTAATCGATAGTTGGAGAAAGGAATGGCAGCGGGATTTTCCATTTTATTATGTTCAGATTGCCCCTTACAATTACGGTCCCCAGCCGAAAGGCGTGCTGCTGCGCGAGGCGCAATTGCTGAGTCTTTCCGTTCCCAATACTGGTATGGTGGTGGTCAGTGATATCGGGAACATTAATGACATCCATCCCAGAAATAAGCGAGATGTAGGACGCCGACTGGCGAATTGGGCGTTAGCGAAAAGCTATGGTTACAAGGACATTGCATATTCTGGGCCGATCTATCGGAGTATGGTTGTTGAGGGCGATAAAATTCGTATCTTTTTTGATCATGCGGAAAAGGGACTGGTGTGTAAGGGCGAAAAATTGACCCATTTTCAAATCGCAGGCAAGGATAGCGTTTTCGTCGAGGCTGAGGCAAAAATCGATGGCAGCACCGTTGTGGTTAGATCGCCCAAAGTGAAGAAGCCTGTTGCTGTTCGATTTGGATGGAGCAACACTGCTGAACCGAATTTATTCAATGCGGACGGACTCCCAGCCTCGTGCTTTCGGACCGATGATTGGCCGATTCAATTGGAATAG
- a CDS encoding T9SS type A sorting domain-containing protein: protein MKLIYRMMLVTAMLLVVTLPPRVAKAQVGDTLLVEWANPDGTVKVNALYDAIKGDTLPGGARKNENRVYKLQKGGFYWITERIENKGFHLRIVGETPGPTELENPAVIQMHPRPDGSVDGRIITGQSSVTLKNLWLTGRDYNGVQTYYQPIQMDASNSRFIFDNCVLEQTNFALIAFTGKNNDIFYTNCKFRNLIGQPSTQQWEGRGISIWADQDTVIVENCTFFNVGMTAFQLEGGAASYIRFNHNTIVNLGRNVHSGNWFREAYFTNCLIVNGFWHGEGRVDLSNPNRDPRATCAGLFSVGALPSQYGPEQGRRIVIAKMATWRDPKFYTFYGDSIAKQYYINPATAQDFFDKYTDHMKILDTLWLANEPGLPTYPSDIIDDMIQNISDLRAGRTPAHPYFWKPTQYPTDVSWPLPENFAYTDAALKTAGTDGLPLGDLNWFPAAKANFEANKETYIKQIEDLAGPRVKLEVVGTYEAEAGALAGTAAIEKFQGFSYFQMDGGGFIEWKFNLPAAGQYDLNCWTHMRGNSMRGQRIIVNGVSIHDPKGWGEYIWDTSAGVHAGMPINEWTWTLITQANILEPGALTLPAGENTIRIESSWGWQNFAGWDIIDFNTRAVVVQLRAPDVTSYELVIPRGEGAKFTPQGFKSVQLGANGSISWTMSPAVDGNYRIQVFYQNPGSAQAVQIKIDGAAVLSNFVLDGKPDSSGANILSDAFSMTAGSHIVELVGSNVNVDFVQLIKETIASVRNDQNKLPLGFALEQNYPNPFNPSTTINFTVGKLSHVELTIYNVLGQRVATLVNERMQPGVYRVTWDAATVPSGLYFYTMKADGHQFTRKMMVIK from the coding sequence ATGAAACTGATCTACCGAATGATGTTGGTGACCGCCATGCTATTGGTGGTGACTTTGCCGCCGCGGGTAGCCAAAGCGCAGGTAGGGGACACGTTGTTGGTCGAATGGGCTAACCCTGATGGAACGGTGAAAGTGAATGCCCTGTATGATGCAATTAAGGGCGATACGCTCCCTGGAGGTGCCAGGAAGAACGAGAACCGGGTCTACAAGCTGCAAAAAGGGGGGTTCTACTGGATCACTGAACGTATTGAGAACAAGGGATTTCATCTGCGCATCGTGGGCGAAACCCCAGGGCCGACCGAATTGGAGAACCCTGCCGTTATTCAGATGCATCCCAGACCCGATGGCTCGGTGGACGGTAGAATCATCACTGGGCAGAGCAGCGTGACGTTGAAGAACTTGTGGCTCACCGGTCGCGATTACAATGGCGTTCAGACCTACTATCAACCAATTCAAATGGACGCGAGCAATTCGCGGTTCATTTTTGACAACTGCGTGTTAGAGCAGACCAATTTCGCGTTGATCGCGTTTACTGGCAAGAACAACGATATTTTCTACACCAACTGCAAATTCCGTAACCTGATCGGCCAGCCGAGCACCCAGCAATGGGAAGGCCGGGGCATCTCGATCTGGGCGGACCAGGATACGGTGATAGTAGAGAACTGCACCTTTTTTAATGTTGGAATGACCGCGTTCCAGCTCGAAGGAGGGGCAGCTTCTTATATTCGTTTCAATCACAATACCATTGTGAACTTAGGACGCAACGTTCACTCAGGGAACTGGTTCCGCGAGGCCTATTTCACCAATTGCCTGATCGTGAACGGGTTCTGGCACGGTGAAGGACGGGTGGATCTCTCCAACCCCAATCGCGATCCGCGGGCAACTTGTGCTGGACTGTTTAGCGTTGGGGCGCTGCCCTCGCAATATGGTCCAGAGCAGGGCCGTCGCATCGTGATCGCAAAAATGGCCACTTGGCGAGATCCTAAATTCTACACGTTCTACGGTGATTCCATCGCAAAACAGTACTACATCAATCCTGCAACGGCTCAGGATTTCTTTGACAAATACACCGACCACATGAAGATCCTCGATACGCTGTGGTTGGCGAATGAGCCGGGATTACCCACCTATCCCTCCGACATTATCGATGACATGATCCAGAATATCAGCGATCTACGGGCGGGCAGGACGCCAGCTCACCCCTATTTTTGGAAGCCGACCCAATATCCAACCGATGTCTCCTGGCCGCTTCCCGAAAATTTCGCCTACACGGATGCTGCATTAAAAACGGCTGGCACGGATGGTCTGCCGTTGGGTGATCTGAACTGGTTCCCAGCCGCCAAGGCGAATTTTGAGGCGAATAAAGAGACATATATCAAACAGATCGAGGATTTGGCTGGCCCGCGGGTGAAACTCGAAGTGGTTGGCACTTATGAAGCGGAGGCTGGAGCATTGGCTGGTACTGCAGCGATCGAAAAATTCCAGGGTTTCTCCTATTTCCAGATGGACGGCGGCGGCTTCATCGAGTGGAAGTTCAACCTCCCGGCTGCCGGGCAATATGACCTCAATTGCTGGACTCACATGCGCGGCAACAGCATGAGAGGACAACGGATCATCGTCAACGGCGTGAGCATTCATGATCCCAAAGGCTGGGGCGAGTACATCTGGGATACCAGTGCCGGTGTTCATGCGGGGATGCCCATCAACGAATGGACCTGGACTTTGATAACCCAAGCCAATATTCTTGAGCCAGGAGCATTGACGCTTCCGGCAGGCGAGAACACAATCCGCATTGAATCATCCTGGGGTTGGCAGAATTTCGCTGGCTGGGATATTATCGACTTCAATACCCGGGCTGTGGTCGTGCAATTGCGCGCCCCAGATGTGACTTCATATGAGCTGGTTATCCCGCGGGGCGAAGGCGCCAAATTCACACCCCAAGGATTTAAATCCGTACAACTGGGTGCCAATGGCAGTATAAGCTGGACCATGAGCCCAGCAGTCGATGGCAATTATCGCATCCAAGTGTTCTATCAGAATCCCGGCAGTGCTCAGGCAGTTCAAATTAAGATCGATGGTGCCGCCGTGTTGTCCAATTTTGTGCTTGACGGCAAGCCCGACTCCTCCGGCGCCAATATTCTGTCCGATGCATTTTCAATGACCGCTGGTTCGCACATCGTCGAGCTGGTCGGCAGCAATGTGAATGTGGATTTTGTCCAGTTGATCAAGGAGACGATCGCATCGGTTCGGAACGATCAGAACAAACTGCCGCTTGGTTTCGCGCTCGAGCAGAATTATCCCAATCCGTTCAATCCCAGCACGACCATCAATTTCACTGTGGGAAAATTATCTCATGTGGAATTGACAATTTATAATGTGCTGGGCCAGAGAGTCGCGACGCTGGTCAACGAGCGGATGCAACCTGGCGTCTATCGCGTGACGTGGGACGCTGCCACTGTGCCTTCAGGACTGTATTTCTACACGATGAAGGCTGATGGTCATCAATTCACTCGAAAGATGATGGTGATCAAGTAG
- a CDS encoding RraA family protein: MKKVLQFLQVIIMLSPMAAMSQQKEKGDLIRGANFIETKVYSTEEDARILKLFEGLRVADISDGMDMVGLPGVGLVDFAIHAAWLDHENLSHQIRGIAVTARYVPTQRPDRPAAGEDFSKWESNFYNRYSSEAFTQLIRPGTVVVIDDVEEKDIGSIGSFNILAWHKLGAVGVVTDAGARDTDEIAIEKVPLYLRKKGRGIRPGRNELESVNRPIVIGGVLVCPGDVIVADSDGVIVVPRAVAEQVAKYAREILDKDKAGRKNLYESIGKPLDRTVK; this comes from the coding sequence ATGAAAAAAGTGTTGCAATTTTTACAAGTTATTATTATGTTATCGCCCATGGCAGCGATGTCCCAGCAGAAGGAAAAAGGGGACCTGATCCGCGGGGCAAATTTTATTGAGACAAAAGTCTACTCTACTGAAGAAGATGCTCGAATTTTGAAGTTGTTCGAAGGGCTGCGCGTGGCGGATATCTCGGACGGGATGGATATGGTCGGCCTTCCAGGCGTGGGGCTGGTCGATTTTGCCATCCATGCAGCTTGGCTGGATCATGAAAATCTGTCACATCAAATTCGGGGCATCGCTGTGACGGCGCGCTATGTGCCGACGCAACGCCCAGATCGGCCCGCTGCGGGGGAAGATTTCTCGAAGTGGGAGAGCAATTTTTACAATCGCTATTCCAGCGAGGCATTTACCCAGTTGATCAGGCCAGGTACGGTAGTGGTGATCGATGACGTGGAGGAGAAAGATATCGGCTCGATCGGGTCGTTCAATATTTTAGCTTGGCATAAGCTGGGTGCCGTTGGCGTGGTAACGGATGCCGGTGCCCGAGATACCGATGAGATCGCCATTGAAAAAGTGCCATTGTATTTGCGCAAAAAAGGTCGCGGCATCCGACCAGGGAGGAATGAACTGGAATCAGTTAACCGGCCGATAGTGATCGGTGGCGTGCTGGTCTGTCCTGGAGATGTGATTGTGGCTGATAGCGACGGCGTGATTGTGGTGCCCCGTGCAGTAGCCGAGCAAGTTGCAAAATACGCCAGAGAAATTTTGGATAAAGATAAGGCGGGACGAAAAAATCTATATGAGAGCATCGGAAAACCTTTGGACAGGACGGTGAAATGA
- a CDS encoding DUF5060 domain-containing protein — MSNRFYRNGIIMISLLLVQVAMSQAGIWDWEDGTLQGWRAKREFNEIGDTLMLSNTMERAFHGSHSMKWHIQGTKIDMYWYAAVENPRVNPGETVYYRVWVPAGMPINGLKTFLKDNNRNWVDGIWYGYTGLQKNAWNELTIRVPQTGAFPILEVGLQVVASVQTVDITVYLDYVVCGLPNPPSGLTAVARNLSEIALDWNDNTEPNFAYYKIYRDTVSDFEIGPKTFIDRTTSSEYLDTGLKVYTKYYYKLTAVDLDEDESLPSAQVSATTFDPNAPPIVSVKQVNATTVGLYEKFEAILDLKNADYLNPYNPEEIDVQASFIAPSGRQWKIFGFYDNYQNRDQWKVRFAPNEIGLWNYKIRATDRDGTGQSHSYQFIATTSPHHGWLHVSRENPHYLEHDDGTSFYGVGIYVAWNLTVDRLDLLQVNGANSYGMWNINYGGYISSYGLIENELGKYNQPKCGRIDEMLEMSEQRGLYVMFCFWPHDLFSNTVWAHLWDQNPYRLICDVKDVYRDSLCWEYQKKQYRYLIARWGHSRALGIWEIINEINGTDGWVHSRPSDALAWVKKVHDYFQEHDPYGHPTTASKSGGYTDYEPLLAAYTDLPNLHFYEYQGWPVRSLDNLLWSSIQNFAFAAQRFWNSFPKPAIIGEAGVLYELQKLPKAPIAYHNALWTCLTNGLAMTPFWWKLDQVDASLLARMRPFSKFVAMIDFKRESKKHFESSTEQYDLFGMHGDSTAFGWIRDRKGGRINRSIYSFPDVLNFQKPIYRIDYYDPWLGQWFASRIATVANAQIIDKVPKASADVPDVAFRISSGAGGINPVRLQLMSYVDQLDNSPSNQTDVICYIIDSNGKLCENVNSAVSFALQGPGQISHSQIMAINGIATIQYQAGIDIGEALIIASAPRLHSDTLKIEIKNLSNIKTETHSFPNSYWFEQNYPNPFNSATTIRYFVPTSGLVTITVFNTSGQVIANLVDRFHTAGDYAIQWDANGIASGIYFIRFKAGAFEQTRKCLLLR; from the coding sequence ATGAGCAATCGATTCTATCGGAACGGAATAATCATGATCAGCTTGCTCCTTGTTCAGGTGGCAATGAGCCAAGCGGGTATTTGGGATTGGGAGGATGGCACGTTGCAAGGGTGGCGAGCGAAGCGGGAATTCAATGAGATCGGCGACACCCTGATGCTCAGCAACACAATGGAGCGAGCATTTCACGGCAGCCATTCAATGAAATGGCATATACAAGGTACCAAAATCGATATGTATTGGTATGCTGCGGTCGAAAATCCGCGTGTGAATCCTGGCGAAACGGTTTATTATCGGGTCTGGGTTCCGGCTGGGATGCCCATTAATGGTCTCAAGACATTTTTAAAGGATAATAACCGAAATTGGGTGGACGGCATCTGGTATGGCTATACTGGCCTGCAAAAGAACGCCTGGAACGAACTGACTATCCGAGTGCCCCAAACTGGAGCGTTTCCCATATTAGAGGTGGGATTGCAGGTGGTGGCTTCTGTCCAAACTGTGGACATCACCGTCTATTTGGATTATGTTGTCTGCGGCTTGCCCAATCCTCCGAGCGGGCTCACCGCGGTCGCTCGCAACCTTTCGGAGATCGCTCTGGATTGGAACGACAATACCGAGCCCAACTTCGCCTATTATAAAATTTATCGTGATACCGTATCAGACTTTGAAATCGGCCCCAAGACCTTTATCGATCGCACGACCAGTAGCGAATACCTCGACACTGGTCTGAAAGTTTACACGAAATACTATTACAAGTTGACAGCGGTAGATCTGGACGAAGATGAATCTTTGCCTTCTGCTCAGGTGAGCGCTACGACTTTCGATCCCAACGCGCCTCCAATCGTCAGCGTCAAGCAAGTGAATGCGACGACCGTTGGTTTGTATGAAAAGTTCGAAGCCATCCTCGATTTGAAAAACGCCGATTACCTCAATCCGTACAATCCCGAAGAAATCGATGTTCAAGCCAGTTTTATTGCTCCCTCGGGCAGACAATGGAAAATTTTCGGCTTTTATGATAATTATCAAAATCGCGACCAATGGAAGGTTCGTTTTGCGCCCAATGAAATTGGACTTTGGAATTACAAGATTCGAGCCACAGATAGAGATGGCACTGGACAAAGCCACAGCTATCAATTTATCGCTACAACTTCCCCTCATCATGGGTGGCTCCATGTTTCCCGAGAAAATCCCCACTATCTGGAGCATGATGACGGCACTTCGTTCTATGGTGTCGGCATTTATGTGGCATGGAATCTCACAGTAGATCGACTGGATCTTTTGCAGGTGAATGGGGCGAATAGCTATGGAATGTGGAATATCAATTATGGGGGCTATATTTCAAGCTATGGATTGATCGAGAACGAACTGGGCAAATACAATCAACCTAAATGTGGCCGAATCGATGAAATGCTAGAGATGTCTGAGCAGCGAGGGCTGTATGTGATGTTCTGCTTCTGGCCTCATGATCTGTTTTCGAACACGGTTTGGGCTCATCTTTGGGATCAAAACCCCTATCGGTTGATCTGCGATGTTAAGGATGTTTATCGGGATTCGTTGTGCTGGGAGTATCAAAAAAAGCAGTACCGATATCTGATTGCGCGATGGGGACATAGTCGGGCGCTGGGCATCTGGGAAATTATCAATGAAATCAACGGCACTGATGGCTGGGTGCACAGCCGTCCCAGTGATGCGCTGGCTTGGGTCAAAAAGGTCCACGATTATTTTCAAGAGCACGACCCTTATGGTCATCCCACGACCGCTTCGAAGAGCGGAGGCTATACCGATTATGAGCCGCTTTTGGCTGCTTATACCGATTTGCCCAACTTGCATTTCTATGAATACCAGGGATGGCCAGTGAGATCACTAGACAATTTGCTCTGGAGCAGCATCCAGAATTTCGCTTTTGCTGCCCAGCGCTTTTGGAACAGCTTTCCCAAACCTGCCATCATCGGCGAGGCTGGAGTGCTCTATGAGCTCCAGAAGCTTCCCAAAGCGCCGATTGCTTACCACAATGCCCTCTGGACCTGCCTCACCAATGGCCTAGCCATGACACCATTCTGGTGGAAACTGGATCAGGTCGATGCTTCGTTGTTGGCTCGAATGCGACCGTTTTCAAAATTTGTTGCAATGATCGATTTCAAGCGCGAGAGCAAAAAGCATTTCGAGTCATCAACCGAACAATATGATCTGTTCGGCATGCATGGGGATTCCACGGCATTCGGTTGGATCCGGGATCGCAAAGGGGGAAGGATCAACCGAAGCATCTATTCGTTTCCAGATGTGCTGAACTTCCAAAAGCCTATTTATAGAATCGATTATTATGATCCCTGGCTGGGGCAATGGTTCGCATCGCGTATTGCCACGGTCGCAAATGCTCAGATAATCGATAAGGTTCCGAAGGCCAGTGCCGACGTCCCAGACGTCGCTTTTCGTATCAGCTCTGGGGCTGGCGGGATCAATCCAGTCAGATTGCAATTGATGAGTTATGTCGATCAACTCGATAATTCACCCTCTAACCAGACAGATGTGATCTGTTACATCATTGACTCCAATGGAAAATTGTGCGAGAATGTAAACAGTGCTGTGTCTTTCGCATTGCAAGGCCCAGGGCAAATTAGCCATTCCCAAATCATGGCCATAAATGGAATCGCCACAATCCAATATCAGGCTGGAATCGATATCGGTGAGGCGCTGATCATCGCCTCGGCTCCGAGACTCCATTCCGATACATTAAAAATTGAAATAAAAAATTTGAGCAACATTAAAACTGAAACTCATAGCTTCCCTAATAGCTATTGGTTTGAGCAGAACTATCCCAATCCGTTCAATTCGGCGACGACGATCCGATATTTCGTCCCGACCTCTGGACTGGTGACGATTACCGTGTTTAATACCAGCGGCCAGGTGATTGCGAATTTGGTCGATCGGTTCCATACCGCTGGTGATTATGCGATCCAGTGGGACGCTAATGGAATTGCCTCAGGAATTTACTTCATTCGATTCAAGGCAGGTGCGTTCGAGCAAACACGAAAATGTTTGCTGTTGAGGTAA